The genomic window CGACGCGCGCCTCGTGCGACACGTGCCGGAGGGCCGCGCCGAGCACCGTGTCGACGTGTCGGAAGCTGCCGGGGAACCGCCCGTGCCCGAACGCCGACACCTCGACCAGGGCCTGCAGGAGGCGGTCGGGCACGTCGCCCTCGTCGCCCGGCCAGAGCGCGGGTGCGACGGCACCGGAGCCGGTGCCCTGATCCGGCACCGCCCCAGACGCCGCCCCCGACACCGCGGGTGCGCCCCCGGGCTCGATCGCGATCAGCGCGACCGGCGCGTCGTCGGGCAGGGCGAAGGTCAGGTGCAGGGCCCCGGTGCCCCAGTGCAGCAGCCGCACGTCAGCGCACCGCGGCCTTCGCGGCGAGCGCGTCGCCGGCCGGGGCCGATCCTGCCTGCACCCACGCCCCCGCGTAGTGGTCGAAACAGATCGAGTTGTCGATGCTCGCGCGGTCGGGCGCCGACTCGTCGCTGACGACCTTGCCGACCCGCTCGGGGTCGGGCGCGGCGAGCGCGAGCAGCTTCGTGTAGTCGTGGTGCGGGTCGAGGATGACGTCGTCGGCCGGCCCGCGCTCGACGACGCGGCCGCGGTAGAGCACGAGGATCTCGTCCGAGAAGTGCCGTGCGGTGGCGAGGTCGTGGGTGATGTAGAGCACGGCGAGGTTGTCCTCGCGCTGCAGCCGGCCCATCAGGTTGAGCACGCCGAGGCGGATCGAGACGTCGAGCATCGAGACCGGCTCGTCGGCGATGAGCACCTGGGCGCCGGGAGCGAGGGCGCGGGCGATCGCGATGCGCTGACGCTGGCCGCCGGAGAGCTCGTGCGGGCGACGGGCGGCCATGTCCTCGGCGGGGCGCAGGTTGACGCGCTCGAGCATGTCGAGCACGCGCTCGTGCGTCTCGAGCCGCCCCTTGGTGCGGCGGTGGATCTTGAGCGGCCGCGCGATGTGGTGCTCGATCGAGTGGAACGGGTTCAGCGAGGCGAACGGGTCCTGGAAGACCATCTGGACGTGGCGGCGGTAGACCGAGCCCATCACGGGCGTGCCGTCGTCGAGCGTGACGTCGATCTTGCCGGAACTCGGCTTCTCGAGCTTCGCGAGCATGCGTGCGATGGTCGACTTGCCCGAGCCGGACTCGCCCACGAGGGCGACCGTGCGGCCGGGCAGCAGGTCGAACGACACCGAGTCGACGGCCCGGAACGCTTCGCGGCCGATGCCCTTGCGGACCGAGAAGTCCTTGGTCAGGTCCCTGACGTGGATGCTGGTCATCGCTGGTCCTCCAGGTCGTCGGGGTCGGGCAGCACGATGGTGCGGGTGTCCTGCTCGACGGGCGACCCCTCGTCGACGCCGGTGCGGATGAACGCCCCGCGCGAGCCGCTGAGGCTCGGGAACGAGCTGAGCAGGCGGCGCGTGTAGGGGTGCTGGGCGTCGGCGTAGATCTGCTGGGCGGTGCTCAGCTCGACGATCTCGCCCTGCAGCATCACCGCGATGCGGTCGCTGATCTCGAGCAGCAGCGGCAGGTCGTGGGTGATGAACACGACGGCGAAGTCGAGCTCGTCGCGCAGCCGGACGATCTCGCGCAGGATGTCGCGCTGCACGACGACGTCGAGGGCCGTGGTCGGCTCGTCCATGATCATGATCTGCGGCTCGAGCAGCATCGCCATCGCGATCATCACGCGCTGGCGCATGCCGCCGGACAGCTCGTGCGGGTACGAGCGCAGCCGCACCGGGTCGACCCCGACGCGCTCGAGCACCTCGGCCGCCCTGGCACGCCGCTGCGCCTTGCTCATCTGCTTCTCGTGCGTGACGAGCACGTCGTCGAGCTGGGTGAGGATCGTCGTCACCGGGTTGAGCGCGTTCATCGCGCCCTGGAACACCATCGACAGCTTCGACCAGCGGAACGCCCGCAGCTCCTGCTCGCCGAGGGCCAGCAGGTCGACGTCGGTGCCGTCGCGGTCGTGGAACGTGATCGACCCCGTGGCGATGCGCGCCGGGGGCTTGTGCAGCCGGTTGATCGCGTAGGCGAGGGTCGTCTTGCCGCAGCCCGACTCTCCCGCCAGCCCGAGGATCTCGCCGGGCGCGAGCGTCAGGCTCGCCGACTTGACGGCCGTGACCGGGTTCTCGACCTCGTAGACGACCGTGAGGTCGTCGATGGTCAGCACCGCGTCGCGACGGGTGCGGGGCCGGGACGCTGTGGGCGCCTCCTGCGTGGGGGTCATCGGGAGGCCTTCTTCGCGAGACGGGCGCGCTTGCGGTGCAGGCGCACGTTCTTGAGCTTGGGGTTGATGATCTCGTCGATCGAGAAGTTGATCAGCGAGAGGCCGGTGCCGAACAGGGCGATGATCAGGCCGGGAGGGCCGAACCACCACCAGGCGCCGAGCGGCAGGGCGAAGCCGTTCTGCGCGTAGAACAACATCGTGCCGAGGGTGGACGAGTTGGAGGCGCCGAGGCCGAGGAAGGACAGGCCCGCCTCCCCGAGGATGGCCGCGATCACCGCGAAGACGAACTGCGACGCGAGCACCGGCAGCAGGTTCGGCAGGATCTCGACCGAGATGACCCGCCACGGCTTCTCGCCGGCGACGCGGGCCGCAGCCACGTAGTCACGGCTGCGGATCGACAGGGTCTGCGCCCGCAGCACGCGGCTGGACGCTGCCCAGCCGGTGATGGCGAGCACGACGCCGATGGTCCAGAGGCCGCGCTGCTCCTGGGGCACGAAGCCCGAGATCACGATGACGAGCGGCAGGCCGGGGATCACGAGGAACACGTTCGAGAAGAGCGAGAACGCCTCGTCGGTGAAGCCGCCGATGTAGGCGCCGAGGATGCCGAAGAAGGCCGACAGGGCCGTCGCGAGGATGCCGACGATCAGGCCGATCTGCAGTGAGCCGCGGGTGGCCCAGGCGAGCTGGGCGAAGACGTCCTGCCCGGTCTGGGTCGTGCCGAGGAGGTGCTGGGCCGACGGGCCGGTCAGGCCGATGTCACGGATGACGGTCGGGTCCTGCACGAAGAACGGGCCGACGATGCCGAAGAGCGCGATGGCGCCGACGAGGCCGAGCCCGGCGGCGAGCCACGGGGTCATGGTCGGCAGCATCAGCCGCCAGGCGGAGCGCCTCGGCTTGCCGAGGTCGGCGGCCTCGGCGGCGAGCTGCGAGGTCGAGTCGACGACCGTGGTGGTCGTGTCGGGGGCGACGTTCGTCATGGGTGCTGCCTCCTGCTGATGGTGCGGCGGGCGACGCTGGTGTGGCGGCCCAGGCCGGTGCGGCGGGCCATCAGCTGCGCGCCCGGGTGCGGGGGTCGATGATCCCGTAGAAGAGGTCGACCACGAGGTTGGCGCCGAGCACGGCCAGCGTGATGAACAGGAAGATCCCCTGCATCAGCGCGTAGTCGTTGTTCGTGACGGCCGAGAGGAGCTTGCCGCCGATGCCCGGGTACGAGAACACCTGCTCGGTGACGATCGAGCCGGAGACCACGAAGCCGAGCGAGATGGCGAAGCCGGCGACGCTCGGCAGCACCGCGTTGCGGGCCGCGTAGCCGCGGAGGATGCGGCCCTGGCTGAGGCCCTTCGCCTGCGCCGTGAGCACGTAGTCCTCCGACAGCGTCGACACCATCATGTTGCGCATGCCGAGCAGCCAGCCGCCGATCGAGGCGATGACGATCGTGAGCGCCGGCAGGAACCCGTACTCGATCGCCGACGAGATGAACTGCCAGTTCAGCCCCGGGTCGAGCACGACGTCGTAGCCGCCCTGCGAGGGGAACAGCCGCAAGGAGGTGGCGAGCACGTACACGAGGATCAGCGCGAGCCAGAAGTAGGGCACCGCCGCCAGCAGCGTGGTGGCCGGCACGAGCGAGTCGAGCCAGGTGCCCGGCTTCCAGCCGACGAACGCGCCGAGCAGGACGCCGAGCGCCGCGCCGATCACGGTCGCCAGGCCGACGAGGACGATCGTCCAGGGCAGCGACGACCCGATGACCTCGGTGACCGGGGTCGGGAAGTAGCCGACCGAGATGCCCAGGTCGCCCTTGAAGATGTTGATCAGGTAGTTCCAGTACTGCACCGGGAGCGGATCGGAGGAGTCGCCTCCGAGGAGGAGCTCGTACGCCTTGCGGGTGTCGGGGGTGACGATCCCGCCGCGCTGCTGCAGCTTGGCCAGCAGGATGTCCACCGGGTTGCCCGGCAGCAGGCGCGGGATCAGGAAGTTGATGGTCAGCGCGGCCCAAAGGGCGACCGCGTAGAAGCCGAGCTTCCGGACGAAGTAGTTCACGTGTCCTCACCTGTCCTCACGACGACGAGCTCCTCCTCCGCCACGGCTACTCGCCGACCGGCTTCAGGGACTTGAAGATGATCGAGTTGTCCGGCGAGGCCCAGATGGCGGGGAACGCGTAGAGGTCGTCCATCGTGGGCCAGCCGGTGAACTTGGACGAGTGGTACTCGCTCGTCGTGCCGCCGGTGAGGACGGGCACGTAGGGCATGTCCTCGACGATCGCCTGCTGGATCACGTCGAACTGCGCCTGGCGCGCCTCCGTGTCCTCGGGGTTCGTGGCCTTGAGCGTCTCGAGGGCCGCGTCGACCGCGGGGTCGCTGAAGCGGGCCATGTTCGTCGGTGCCGCCTCGCCGACCGCCGCCGTGTAGGCGGTGTTGAAGTACTGGTCGTAGAGGTAGTACGGGTCGGACGCGGCGCCCTGGCCGAGCGAGTCGATCGCGAGCTGGTAGTTGCCCTTGCTCTTCTTGTCGGTCCACTCGTTCCACGACGACTGCGAGGCGGTCAGCGAGATGCCGGCGGCCTTCAACTGCTGGCCCATCGTGTCGATCGCGGTGATGTAGTCGGTCCAGCCGGTGACGACCTCGACGGTGAGCTTCAGCTCCTGGCCGTCCTTGGCGTAGATGCCGTCGGAGCCCTTGGCGTAGCCGGCGTCCTCGAGCAGCGACGAGGCCTTGTCGAGGTCGGGGGCCGACGGGGCGACGGGCTCGGCGACGGCGCTCGAGATGAGGTCCTCCTGCGTGCTCGTCAGCGCGAACGTCGGCGACACCTCGCTGGCGGTGTCCTGGAACGCGAGGGAGTTCACCTGGTCGCGGTTCAGGGCGTAGTAGATCGCCTGGCGGACGGCCGGGTCGGTCTGGGGGCCCTCGCAGCCGAGGTCCGCGTTCGAGCAGGTCATCAGCGCGACCTGGTTCTGCGGGATGGTGACGGCGTCGTAGCCGGGGTAGTTCTTCGAGACGTTCTGGATGTCGGGCACCGGGCCGGTCTGCCAGTCGATCGTGCCGGCAGCGAGCGCATCGGCACCGGCCGTGTTGCCGGACAGCGACAGGTAGCGGACCTTCTTGACCGCGGGCTCGCCGCCCCAGTAGCTCGGGTTGGCGGCCAGCGTGAAGGCCTGCGCCTTGAAGTCGTCCATCGTGTACGCGCCGGTGCCGACGGGCTCGGCGATGACGTCGGTCGTGGGGTCGATGTCGCTCCACAGGTGCTCGGGCACGATCGGCGTGCGGCCGAGCAGGGCCGGGCCGGTCACGAACGCCGGGTGGTCCCAGGTGAACGTGACGTGGGTGTCGTCGGCGGCGGTCACGGCACCGTCGAAACCGTTGGTGTTGATCGAGGGGGTGTCGAGCAGCATCTCGAAGGTGAACACGACGTCGTCGGCCGTGAAGGCCTCGCCGTCGGACCAGGTGGCGTCGTCGCGCAGGGTCACGTCGAGCTGCGTGCCCTCGTCGTTCCAGGTGTACTCGCTGCCGAGCAGGGGCTCGTAGGCCTCGGTGTTGACGTTGGTGACGAAGAAGAGCGACTCGTAGATCGCGCCGATGCCGCCGATGGAGGACGGCGAGTACGGGTTGAAGTTGATCTGGTAGTCGCCGGCCTGGCCGGTGTAGACGACGAGCGTGTCGCTCGGGCTGCTTGAGCCCGAGCCGCCGGCGGAGCAGCCGGTGAGGCCGAGGGTCAGCGCGGTGGCGGCGGCTGCCGCCCCGATCGCCCAGGCCCTGCGGACGGGCCGGGGGCCCGTGGTTGCGCGGAGGAACATCGTTGATCCTTTCCCAGGGCGCGACCACTCGGGGCAGTCGACGCCGACTTCGTTGTCACAGGCGGGCTGGGCCGCGCTGTCGGGTCATTGTTACCCGACTAAATTAAGTCCGTCAAGTTTGTGGGAGCAAGCCTCAGGAACTGTGACCGGACCGTTGCCGGTCGACGGCAGGCGACGAGGAGGCGCGATTCAGGAACGAGGGCGGCTGCGGTCCTGAGTCGTGCACGGATCAGGACGGCGCCTCCCCCCGTGGCGAGGATCAGGACCAATGTTCCTGAATGAGGAGCAGGTCAGCGGCGGGGCGGGGCGGTGGTGCCGCGGACGACGATCTCGCTGTCGGGGGCGCGGACCAGCATCGACGGTCGCCCGTCGAGCATCGCGAGCACGGTGCGGGTCGCCGACTCCCCGAGCGACGGCACGTCGCGGCTGACCACGGACAGCGGGGGCGTCGCGAGCTGGCAGAGGGGCGAGTCGTCCCACGCGAGCAGCGAGAGGTCGTCCGGCACCGAGACGCCGAGGTCGGCCGCGGCAGCCAGCCCGCCGACCGCCATCGCGTCGTTGTCGTAGACGATCGCCGTGGGCCGCAGCGGGCCACTCAGCAGCCGGCGGGTCTGCGCCTCGCCGCTCGCCTCCGAGTAGTCGCCCGGCAGCACCAGGCCGCTCGCGCCTCCTCGTCCGACCGTGAGGTCGAAGGCCTCCGAGCGAGCGCGGGTGTGGCCGAGCTCGACGGGGCCGCTGACCCGGCCGATCACGTAGTGGCCGAGACCGACGAGGTGCGCGACGGCCTGGCGCATCGCCCCGCGGTCGTCGACCTCCACGGTCGAGACGCCCCCGCCCTGCGGCTCCTGGCCGAGGACGACCGTGGGCAGGCCGAGGGCGGCGAGCACGGGCAGTCGCGGGTCGTCGTCGACGAGGTCGGCGAGCACGACGCCGCGCACCCACCCCTGGTCGGCCCAGCGGCGGAAGCACGCGAGCTCGTCGTCGTGGTCGGCCACGAGCTGCAGCAGCACCGTCGCCCCTGCGCGGGTGGCCGCTGCCTCCATGCCCGCGAGGAACGCCGTGTGGAACGGGTCGATGCCGAGGCTGAAGGGCGCCCGGCGCTGCACGAAGCCGATCGCCGGGAGGGAGGGAGGCGCGCCGGCCGTGCCGGCGCCCACGGGCTGGGACACCACTGCAGTATCGACCATCTCGGGCGTGACGGCCGACCTCTGCAGCCGAGGAGGCGCCTCCTCCGTGACGGAGCCGGTGAGGACCCCGGTCAGGGTGCCACCGCCAGCAGCAGCCCGTTCGCGTGGCGCAGCACGGCCCGGCCGGCGAGCGCGTCCGGGTCGAGGCTCAGGGCACCGTGTCGACCCGCGACGCGGAACGTGGTCGACTCGCCCGCCAGCAACGTGACGAGCCCGCTGTCGACGACGGCGCGCGGGTCGACCACGTCGACGAGCAGGGTCACGTCGCGTGCGTAGCTGCGCGCCGTGACGGTGACCAGCCAGGCGTCGCCGTCGCGGGCGACCTCGGTCGTGACGGGGTCGGGGTCGAGCCGCTGGTCGACGACCTCGGCCGCGTCCCAGAGCGCCCGACCGGAGCCGAAGCCGGGCACGACGGCGACGAGCAGCTCGGCGACGGGGTCGAGCGCGTCGACGAGCGTCGGCGGCACGGCGAGCTCGACGCTGCCCCGCGCGTCGAC from Frigoribacterium sp. PvP032 includes these protein-coding regions:
- a CDS encoding ABC transporter ATP-binding protein encodes the protein MTPTQEAPTASRPRTRRDAVLTIDDLTVVYEVENPVTAVKSASLTLAPGEILGLAGESGCGKTTLAYAINRLHKPPARIATGSITFHDRDGTDVDLLALGEQELRAFRWSKLSMVFQGAMNALNPVTTILTQLDDVLVTHEKQMSKAQRRARAAEVLERVGVDPVRLRSYPHELSGGMRQRVMIAMAMLLEPQIMIMDEPTTALDVVVQRDILREIVRLRDELDFAVVFITHDLPLLLEISDRIAVMLQGEIVELSTAQQIYADAQHPYTRRLLSSFPSLSGSRGAFIRTGVDEGSPVEQDTRTIVLPDPDDLEDQR
- a CDS encoding ABC transporter permease, translating into MNYFVRKLGFYAVALWAALTINFLIPRLLPGNPVDILLAKLQQRGGIVTPDTRKAYELLLGGDSSDPLPVQYWNYLINIFKGDLGISVGYFPTPVTEVIGSSLPWTIVLVGLATVIGAALGVLLGAFVGWKPGTWLDSLVPATTLLAAVPYFWLALILVYVLATSLRLFPSQGGYDVVLDPGLNWQFISSAIEYGFLPALTIVIASIGGWLLGMRNMMVSTLSEDYVLTAQAKGLSQGRILRGYAARNAVLPSVAGFAISLGFVVSGSIVTEQVFSYPGIGGKLLSAVTNNDYALMQGIFLFITLAVLGANLVVDLFYGIIDPRTRARS
- a CDS encoding ABC transporter substrate-binding protein yields the protein MFLRATTGPRPVRRAWAIGAAAAATALTLGLTGCSAGGSGSSSPSDTLVVYTGQAGDYQINFNPYSPSSIGGIGAIYESLFFVTNVNTEAYEPLLGSEYTWNDEGTQLDVTLRDDATWSDGEAFTADDVVFTFEMLLDTPSINTNGFDGAVTAADDTHVTFTWDHPAFVTGPALLGRTPIVPEHLWSDIDPTTDVIAEPVGTGAYTMDDFKAQAFTLAANPSYWGGEPAVKKVRYLSLSGNTAGADALAAGTIDWQTGPVPDIQNVSKNYPGYDAVTIPQNQVALMTCSNADLGCEGPQTDPAVRQAIYYALNRDQVNSLAFQDTASEVSPTFALTSTQEDLISSAVAEPVAPSAPDLDKASSLLEDAGYAKGSDGIYAKDGQELKLTVEVVTGWTDYITAIDTMGQQLKAAGISLTASQSSWNEWTDKKSKGNYQLAIDSLGQGAASDPYYLYDQYFNTAYTAAVGEAAPTNMARFSDPAVDAALETLKATNPEDTEARQAQFDVIQQAIVEDMPYVPVLTGGTTSEYHSSKFTGWPTMDDLYAFPAIWASPDNSIIFKSLKPVGE
- a CDS encoding ABC transporter ATP-binding protein, with product MTSIHVRDLTKDFSVRKGIGREAFRAVDSVSFDLLPGRTVALVGESGSGKSTIARMLAKLEKPSSGKIDVTLDDGTPVMGSVYRRHVQMVFQDPFASLNPFHSIEHHIARPLKIHRRTKGRLETHERVLDMLERVNLRPAEDMAARRPHELSGGQRQRIAIARALAPGAQVLIADEPVSMLDVSIRLGVLNLMGRLQREDNLAVLYITHDLATARHFSDEILVLYRGRVVERGPADDVILDPHHDYTKLLALAAPDPERVGKVVSDESAPDRASIDNSICFDHYAGAWVQAGSAPAGDALAAKAAVR
- a CDS encoding ABC transporter permease, which gives rise to MTNVAPDTTTTVVDSTSQLAAEAADLGKPRRSAWRLMLPTMTPWLAAGLGLVGAIALFGIVGPFFVQDPTVIRDIGLTGPSAQHLLGTTQTGQDVFAQLAWATRGSLQIGLIVGILATALSAFFGILGAYIGGFTDEAFSLFSNVFLVIPGLPLVIVISGFVPQEQRGLWTIGVVLAITGWAASSRVLRAQTLSIRSRDYVAAARVAGEKPWRVISVEILPNLLPVLASQFVFAVIAAILGEAGLSFLGLGASNSSTLGTMLFYAQNGFALPLGAWWWFGPPGLIIALFGTGLSLINFSIDEIINPKLKNVRLHRKRARLAKKASR
- a CDS encoding LacI family DNA-binding transcriptional regulator; the encoded protein is MSQPVGAGTAGAPPSLPAIGFVQRRAPFSLGIDPFHTAFLAGMEAAATRAGATVLLQLVADHDDELACFRRWADQGWVRGVVLADLVDDDPRLPVLAALGLPTVVLGQEPQGGGVSTVEVDDRGAMRQAVAHLVGLGHYVIGRVSGPVELGHTRARSEAFDLTVGRGGASGLVLPGDYSEASGEAQTRRLLSGPLRPTAIVYDNDAMAVGGLAAAADLGVSVPDDLSLLAWDDSPLCQLATPPLSVVSRDVPSLGESATRTVLAMLDGRPSMLVRAPDSEIVVRGTTAPPRR